A genomic segment from Acyrthosiphon pisum isolate AL4f chromosome A3, pea_aphid_22Mar2018_4r6ur, whole genome shotgun sequence encodes:
- the LOC107882302 gene encoding uncharacterized protein LOC107882302 — MVSWLHTSHRVVSLCSTLYHTSVIVILGVFSRSLSYFCKLSVLRYFITSTFINMAGSIMDNLAVYKKTFTYVPPSPPAELIEASNFTLNFDSRKFIQIGIDPTYSFKVVLLIITPSRYVQITPDLLKQIFDFMGHILSFILDQPQKYRRVTFFETDLFKLSSMVYCNENVLVVESKNREGCRVLLNRSDLLQLQYLESSIFETIARKDIFIAPLILKQIDEFCAYLEEKCSREKSPPKSIEEMKMYIKNMQLDRADRVVQSIPNLSRQIQIYAATQLAETWENRKGQKSQESCNVDSKILSPSFSPKTIIPSLQDDSSIIRDAFDKPEDNILAKPLDHIDGPQSPSSPRLFNIRDGFNFFNQISSPPSTYVNHPTAAPLRKVKRRLPQSPTSPQPFDVNDCSDFFNPISTSTPCHPTYAEHPAAPLRKVKRRLF; from the exons ATGGTCTCTTGGCTTCACACGAGTCATCGAGTAGTCAGTCTGTGTTCGACCTTATACCATACTTCAGTCATCGTCATACTTGGTGTTTTTTCTCGTTCgttaagttatttttgtaaattgtcaGTGCTTCGCTATTTTATAACAAGTACGTTTATTAACATGGCCGGTTCAATCATGGATAACTTAGCTGTATACAAGAAGACCTTCACTTATGTACCGCCGTCACCACCAGCCGAACTTATTGAAGCAAGCAATTTCACACTAAACTTTGATAGTCGTAAGTTTATTCAAATTGGTATTGACCCGACATACAGTTTCAAAGtcgttttacttataataactcCATCGCGTTATGTTCAAATTACACCGGACTTGTTAAAACAGATATTTGATTTTATGGGTCATATCCTATCTTTTATATTGGATCAACCACAAAAGTACAGACGAGTCACATTTTTCGAAACCGATTTATTTAAACTATCTAGTATGGTGTATTGCAACGAAAATGTATTAGTGGTAGAATCAAAAAATAGAGAAGGATGCAGAGTTCTTCTAAATCGTTCAGATCTTCTTCAACTGCAATATTTAGAATCTTCTATTTTTGAAACCATCGCTCGAAAAGATATATTTATCGccccattaattttaaaacaaattgatgAGTTTTGTGCGTACTTAGAAGAGAAATGTTCTCGAGAGAAATCACCACCAAAAAGTATTGAAGAGATGAAAATGTACATTAAGAACATGCAACTCGATCGGGCTGATAGGGTCGTGCAATCTATTCCAAATCTTTCGagacaaattcaaatatatgcTGCTACACAGTTGGCTGAAACTTGGGAAAATAGGAAGGGACAAAAATCACAAgag tcatgTAATGTTGATTCAAAAATACTGTCACCCAGCTTTTCACCAAAAACCATTATCCCAAGCTTACAGGATGATTCATCTATAATACGTGACGCATTTGATAAGCCGGAGGATAATATTCTAGCtaag CCGCTAGATCATATTGATGGTCCACAATCACCCTCAAGCCCACGTTTGTTCAACATAAGAGACGGGTTCAATTTCTTCAATCAAATTAGTTCACCACCCTCAACTTACGTCAATCACCCCACTGCAGCACCATTACGTAAAGTGAAGCGTCGACTTCCACAATCACCCACAAGTCCACAGCCGTTCGATGTAAATGACTGTTCGGATTTCTTCAATCCAATTAGTACATCAACACCATGTCACCCAACTTACGCTGAACACCCTGCTGCACCATTACGTAAGGTGAAACGTcgactattttaa
- the LOC103307702 gene encoding uncharacterized protein LOC103307702 produces the protein MDDMYLDVTAGYVDDCRLTQIDYHSFLPYSTSALSNNDEVRIALHNTESYTLPCESYIFIEGTITKPAEITDEIRFINNGLSFLFSEMKYEINGTQIQKLINPGISTTIKGYCSYNKTNITSRQNAAWDSDIKNVNKDFIDGNMFSGCINLKDLFGFCEDYKRILINCNQQLILNRASMDINAIKQFKNNDVVAEAPKLKDVKINITKILWRMPIIKVSDREKIRLLKVINNQKPLTCAFRSWELCEYPFLPQNTSHSWKVKTSNKLEKPRYAIIGFQTDRKNSSSKAMAYFDHCKIKNLKVYLNAEVFPYEDFQSDFTKNKVATLYRAYAEFQKSYYGHDDVTPLLTRSDFKNLSPIIVVDMSKQNDNVKMSTVDLRIEIETDEAFPANTSAYCLIIHDQIITYNPFNGEVRTL, from the coding sequence ATGGACGATATGTACTTAGACGTCACGGCTGGATACGTCGACGACTGCAGATTAACTCAAATTGATTATCATTCATTTTTACCTTATTCGACATCCGCTCTTTCTAACAATGACGAGGTGCGTATTGCTTTACATAACACAGAGTCTTATACTTTACCATGTGAGAGTTATATTTTCATCGAGGGAACAATAACCAAACCTGCAGAAATAACTGATGAAATTAGATTTATAAACAACGGGCTATCATTTCTTTTCTCTGAAATGAAATATGAGATAAACGGTACTCAAATTCAAAAACTTATTAATCCTGGTATATCCACTACAATAAAAGGATATTGCTCATATAATAAAACGAATATCACATCACGTCAAAATGCTGCTTGGGAtagtgatattaaaaatgttaataaagatTTTATTGATGGCAATATGTTTAGTGGCTGTATTAATCTTAAAGATCTGTTTGGTTTTTGTGAAGattataaacgtattttaataaactgcAACCAACAACTTATATTAAATAGAGCCTCAATGGATATAAACGCTATtaagcagtttaaaaataatgatgttgTCGCAGAAGCTCCTAAACTAAAAgacgttaaaataaatataacaaaaatattgtggagAATGCCTATAATTAAAGTCAGTGATAGAGAAAAAATTCGCCTATTGAAAGTAATAAACAATCAAAAACCTCTAACATGTGCGTTTAGATCGTGGGAATTGTGTGAATATCCATTTTTACCTCAAAACACATCACATTCATGGAAAGTAAAAACATCCAACAAGTTAGAAAAGCCTCGGTATGCTATAATAGGATTTCAAACTGACAGGAAAAATAGCTCAAGTAAAGCAATGGCATATTTTgaccattgtaaaattaaaaacttgaagGTCTATTTAAATGCCGAAGTATTTCCCTATGAAGATTTTCAAAGCGACTTTACCAAGAACAAGGTGGCTACTTTATATCGTGCATATGCTGAGTTCCAAAAATCTTACTATGGACATGACGATGTAACACCTCTATTGACCCGATCAGATTTCAAAAATCTTTCTCCAATCATTGTTGTTGATATGAGCAAGCAGAatgataatgtaaaaatgtCAACAGTCGACTTACGTATTGAAATTGAAACCGATGAAGCGTTCCCGGCTAATACTTCTGCATACTGCTTAATAATACATGaccaaattataacttataatccaTTTAATGGAGAAGTAAGaactttgtaa